From Enoplosus armatus isolate fEnoArm2 chromosome 23, fEnoArm2.hap1, whole genome shotgun sequence:
CATTATCTTTTCCCAGGCCTCCAAGATAGATTCCCTCAGGAGTAAAGTGGACTTGCTGCGCCTCCCTCTGGCCCTCTCCTCCAAGTCCATCAGCTATCACAAGAGCCAGCTGGGCGTGGTCTGGGAGaaaggcggcggcggcggctcgGGGGCAGGAGGGGCCCGGAAACCCCGCCCACCACCAGCCTCCGACATGGACAACGAGTCCACGTACTCGGGCTACTCCTACAAGTCGTCCCACTCGCGAAGCTCCCGCAAACACAGGTAGAGGACCACAGATCGTACAAtgaatgattcttttcattattggtCAATCGGACGAttattataatttcccagagcttAAGTTGACATCTTTAAGTTGCGTGTTTTGTCCGATCATCAGTCCAAAACTCAGAGGgctaaaaaaactaaaaatatttaCACTTCGATGTCGAAACCAGTGAATTTGGCACTTTTACTAAAAAATTATCTTAATTTTCTGCCGATCGATTAATCTCTTTCCAGTTTCTTGCACTTTATAGATATTTTTgcgatattatatatattttagcaTGAGATGAAAAAAATGCGCAAAGAACAAACTCGAGctgaatgataataataatgaaagtaattgatatttgcagccctaaaatAAACTctagaataaaaatgtaaacagagcCTGTCATGGTTTTGAGTTTTTCCACAATAGCTATCCAATAATGACTTGAGGATCATATATATATCCAGCCGGAACAGCAGGTTTTACATGATTATAGTCTCTCCATGGATAATCctgatcttttctttttctccagggagaggagggacaggCATCGCTCGAAGAGTCGCGACATCGGCATCCGTGGAGACAAATCGGTGACCATCCAGGCTCCTGGAGAGCCGCTGCTGGACGCGGAGTCCACCAGAGGAGACGACAGGGTCAGACTTACATTTGAATCGTCCTTCTGAAGCTGTGCTCTGCCGTGTCCCTCACCAacactcttctctctgctctctcttcagGATGACAACTGGGGCGAGACCACCACTGTGGTCACCGGCACCTCCGTGGACAGCGTCTCCAACGAGGACCTGACACGGATCTCCAAGGACCTTGAGGATTCTTTGCCGCTGGAGTGCCGGCGTTTCTTCGGCCCAGCGTTGGCTGCTGTCCTGGGGCTCTTTGCTCTGCTCACTCCTCTGGCCTTCTTGGCCCTCCCTCAGCTCCTGTGGCGGGATGCGCTGGAACCGTGCGGCACACCGTGTGAGGGCCTTTACATTTCTCTGGCCTTCAAGCTCCTGATCCTCCTCATGTCCACCTGGGCGCTATTTCTCCGCCCGCCCAGAGCCACTCTGCCGCGTTTTTTCATCTTCCGCTGTCTGCTGCTGGCATTGGTCTTCCTCTTCGTGGCGTCTTATTGGCTCTTCTATGGGGTGCGTGTGCTGGAGCCCAGGGAGACGGACTACAGGGGGATTGTGGGATATGCAGCATCTCTGGTGGACGCGCTGCTGTTCATTCAGTACCTGGCCCTGGTGCTGCTGGAGGTCCGGCACCTGCAgcctgctttctgtctgaaggTTGTGAGGACCACAGACGGAGCAAGTCGCTTCTACAACGTGGGTTTTCTCAGGTTAGTGTGTGTGGAATATCAGgaatatttgtctttgtttttattttagatttaaaaattTAGTCCTGTCCCCTCAAGTGTAGTTGCGGCCATATTTAAGTGACACATAATAACAAATATTCTTGTAAAAACTGACATAATTCAGTAGTCATGTGCCCGACTCACTTGAAGTTTTACACCTTGTCCTTCTACGGAAGTGGAATGCATGCTGCCCAGCGTGAGTGGCAGTTTCTGCCTCTGGTGGGTCCCTACTTCCTTCATGTGCATGTGAAGTGGCCACAAAGCTGTCAGGTTGTCACAGCTGGTTAACACTGATAACAGCTCTTTTGTTTTGGAACATGCCAGTTAATTTTATTCTCATGCAATGCAGCATTCAGCGGGCAGCAGTGTGGGTTCTGGACCAGTACTACAGTGACTTCCCGGTCCATAACCCCGCCCTGCTCAATCTGCCCAAGTCCATCCTCTCCAAGAAGATGTCGGCCTTCAAGGTCTACAACCTGGGGGAAGGTAAAAATGATCTTGTGTACAGAATTTCATCTTTTAACGTTTTCCATTCAGCCCACTCTGCATCAGAACAATTCCTATCATGTGTACATTGTAACTGACAGAAATACTAATTGTACAATTGTAAACAATTCAGATGTATAACAGCCAAAACGTCCCCAAATCATATATTCAATGAAAATAGTTATACTTTGCAGACAGGATGTTCTGCCAATTAGATGCGCGGGTCGTCTTTAACCTCATCGTCTCTGTCTACAGAGAACAGCACCAATAACTCTACGGGGCAGTCCAGAACCATGATCGCAGCCGCCGCTCGGAGAAGAGACAACTCCCACAACGAGTACTACTAcgaggaggcagaggtggagcGGAGGGTCCGCAAACGCAAGGCCAGGTGAGGACATACCCTCAAAAACAGTCAGTTGAGTAAAGGGTAGAcctaaaaaatgaaaactgggTATTAAATTGTAATGATATAGTCAACTAAAGCTGCAATCATTTTTAATTAGATTTAAATTTTTTTGGCTAATCGAAGTTAGCGTCTTACCCACTCTCCCGTGTCTCCTCACAGACTGGTGGTGGCAGTAGAAGAGGCCTTCACCCACATCAAGCGGCACCAGGACGAAGAGGCGACCGTGTCCTCCCCCAAACACCCGCGGGAGGTGATGGACCCCAGGGAGGCGGCCCAAGCCATCTTTGCCCCCATGGCGCGGGCCATGCAGAAGTACCTCCGCGCCACCAGGCAGCAGTCCTACCACAGCATGGAGAGCATCATCAACCACCTGCAGTTCTGCATCACGCACAACATGACCCCCAAGGTAAGGAGGGTGTTTCAAGGTGTAAATAGTCATCATTTTGACAGATGTCTCAACCACGTTAAACCTTTACTGTCAGTGTATTCGCGCAACTATTTTTAAACATATCTTTCCTGTGCGTGTCCCAGGCTTTCCTTGAACGTTACCTCGGACCAGGTCCCACCCTCCAGTACCTGGACACGAGCAAAGGGCGCCAGTGGACGCTAGTGAGTGAGGAGCCGGTGACCGCCGCCATGCGTCAAGGCCAGGTCTTCTCCCTGAGACGCCTGGACTTCTCCCTGGTCGTCACGGTGACGCCCCTCCCCTTCCTGCGCCTGGGCGAGGAGTTCATCGACCCCAAGAGTCACAAGTTTGTCATGAAGCTCCAGTCAGAGACGTCCGTGTAGGAGGAGGTAGATGAGTAATGGATggggggaaaaggaggaggatggtgaATCAAAGAtactaatcttttttttttttttataccttttgGTATTACGTTATTTTTCATGGTTTTCATTTGTTGATAAGCGTGACACCCAAATGATCTGGCTAAAATAACATGAagttacagaaaagaaaatgtaagtcAACAGAAATGCCCCGTCTCAGACCttgttcctctttttgtttctagTCAGCAGAAGTACACACAGTACCGACTGTTAACCTCTGATGATTCATTGCAGTTCCCAGAATACTGAAGAATTAGGGCTTTAGTAGTATTTCAccacacatttaatgaaatacatCCTTTTGATAAGAATTTGATCCTTTGGTTAAAAACTGACCACTTAAATAAACTGGATTTTAGCCTCATTTGTAGTTCATGGTACACTTATTCAAGAGAATATAATGTGGTGTGGACTCTTCTGTGCTAAATGAGTCCTCTGAGTGGGCaggaacacacactgcacacttttttttatgcatCAGACTTGAGAGGCTTTGCATTTGCTCACTCTTTGTCAGAGCTAATCTTActtctcttttcccttttaCTTGAGCTTTTTGTTGGCTCTTGAATTTGATTTACAGGCCTTAAATGGGCAGAATCAGGCATCGaaacaatcagctgaaagaCCCCTGGCCTTCTCTCACCATTTGGACTTTGACTTTGATACACTGAAAGTATGATGTAAGAAACACTGGACTTCACTGGACTTGATGCACTGAGCAtttcataaacacattgtttgCATTATTTCCTGCTCAGGTTGTTGAATCACTTCTCACTTCTCATTTCTTGAGAACCTacagagatgtgtttttttatggctAACACTCACTGCACTGAGAGCAAATATAACTTTTCTAAGCACAGTATAGGACCAGGTATGTCCAGTAACACTGGTAGCGAATGTTTTCACCTCTTATGTGGTTTGAATTGGACTTGATGAGCCCCGACACAGCCAAGTACCGCCAATGTGCTTCTTTTTGGCAGCTTGATGTTAATTACTGTCTTTGATATTTTGCAAAAcgtgtgaatttgtgtgtgtgtgtgtgtgtgtgtggtttagcCACCAGGTTCACTCTATGTacataatttgattaattgcaagggttttattttaagtattttaccCATTGAAGTACAGTATAAATTAAGACGGGTCTTTCATTACCGAACCTTGTGGCCTTGTCTTGTAGAGGTGCACTCTGTCTAAATAGAAATCGATGCAACAGAACCAGAGACTATTGCTGCGTCTATCGCATACCATCCACTGCGTACCTaatatgtgtgttattgttcaacatacttgtatgtatgtatgtatgtatctttTCGGACGCCCTGCTCAGCGCATGATTATCACGTCACTTCCTGGGAGCCTCCTTGCCGGCTGGAGACTCGTAACCGTGGTAGCCCGTGCCAACCTCACCTCTACTGGCAGTGACAGCAATATATTACGCCGAGCAAAACCTTTATACCTACATTGAAGCGTTATTGACGTTACGCCACAGCTGCCTTGGTCGCTGTCTGCCATTGTCTGTTATGTTGCTGTCATCACtactgcattgcattgtgggatattTATGCTGGTGTAGTGTGCAGTGCTTGCATACTGTAATATTTCCCCATAAATAGTATGCACGTCACATACTattggggggtttttttcttcctggcCAAAACCTGACACCTACAATAGCCACAAGCAGCCCACGCCACAAAATACTTTGCACTAACTATtttccacatatgcagtagtactccaaAAGACTTGTAAACAGACTTTGGTGTGAATAATCAGGACACTTGCCCTTTaattagtttagtttatattgtgctcaTATGTAttcctaaataaagttgtgttttatcaaacagtccaaaacccattGATATTCAGTTTGTTATCAAGCTTAGAAAACCAGcatatattcacatttgtgaagccAGAACCAATTAAatcttttggtgtttttgcttaaAAGAAAGTTACAATTcttcaattatcaaaatagttacagattaattttctgttgatgaactAACTGATTAATAGACTAATTGCTCCACTTCTAGTACTAGTTGATGTCAGGAGAAATAATGAAGCTGCCGTATATTTTGGACATTACAACAGATTAATACGGCCATGGGTTGACATGTGcacatttcacactcacactcacagatgtCCTTTTCACACTACAGATAGAGATGGGCGTGCCACTCGAGTTCACATGTACGTTTCGATGCAGATAAGGTTctatttttcctcttcttttttttttcgatgAATGACTTTGTTGTACTCTAAGCTCCGAACATTGTCTTTAAAAACTTTACTGTTACACTGTGTTTGTAGGACTGAGTTGACGTGGAAggttttttaataaatgatctCATCCAAACTTTTTTTGTCTCATGCAAGTCACAAGTTGTCTTGAGTTTCCTttttgacaggaagtgacacttCAGAGCATGTGAAACACGAGGTGCATGGCATgtattatacatatacatatacagtgcatccggaaagtattcacggcgcttcactttttccacattttgttatgttacacccttattccaaaatggattaaattaatttttttcctcaaaattctacacacaacaccccataatgacaatgtgaaaaaagtttttttgaaatttttgcaaatttattaaaaataaaaaactaagaaatcacatgtacataagtattcacagcctttgccatgaagctcaaaattgagctcaggtgcatcctgtttccactgatcatccttgagatgtttctgcagcttaattggagtccacctgtggtaaattcagttgattggacatgatttggaaaggcacacacctgtctatataaggtcccacagttgacagtgcatgtcagagcacaaaccaagcatgaagtcaaaggaattgtctgtagacctccgagacaggattgtctcgaggcacaaatctggggaaggttacagaaaaatttctgctgctttgaaggtcccaatgagcacagtggcctccatcatccgtaagtggaagaagttcggaaccaccaggactcttcctagagctggccggccatctaaactgagtaatcgggggagaagggccttagtcagggaggtgaccaagaacccgatggtcactctgtcagagctccagagttcctctgtggagagaggagaaccttccagaaggacaaccatctctgcagcaatccaccaatcaggcctgtatggtagagtggccagacggaagccactccttagtaaaaggcacatagcagcccgcctggagtttgccaaaaggcacctgaaggactctcagaccatgagaaacaaaattctctggtttgatgagacaaagattgaactctttggtgtgaatgccaggcgtcacgtttggaggaaaccaggcaccgctcatcaccaggccaataccatccctacagtgaagcatggtggtggcagcatcatgctgtggggatgtttttcagcggcaggaactgggagactagtcaggatagagggaaagatgaatgcagcaaagtacagagacatcctggatgaaaacctgctccagagcgctcttgacctcagactggggcgacggtttatctttcagcaggacaacgaccctaagcacacagccaagatatcaaaggagtggcttcaggacaactctgtgaatgtccttgagtggcccagccagagcccagacttgaatccgattgaacatctctggagagatctgaaaatggctgtgcaccgacgcttcccatccaacctgatggagcttgagaggtgctgcaaagaggaatgggtgaaactgcccaaagataggtgtgccaagcttgtggcatcatattcaaaaagacttgaggctgtaattgctgccaaaggtgcatcaacaaagtattgagcaaaggctgtgaatacttacgtacatgtgatttctcaggttttttatttttaataaatttgcaaaaatctcaaataaacttttttcacgttgtcattatggggtgttgtgtgtagaattttgaggaaaaaaatgaatttaatccattttggtataaggctgcaacataacaaaatgtggaaaaagtgaagcgctgtgaatactttccggatgcactgtatatgtatttttcaACACCTTGTACCTACAACGATTGGAATCCACCAAAATACCAGGAAATAATACAAAGTTTATACacagaatagaaaataaactcttcagTGTGTTCAGACGTGCTTGAAAGAATTTACACTGATCAGTGGGAATTTACCCAAAAAGtactttgaatgtttttctttttagaggTCAATAGATGTGATGACCAACTTTATTTAGAATAAATGTTAGGaagaaaaatcaacaacaaatataaaatataaattatatataattttatatatttattatataaaaatataaaaaatatatatttgttaaaaTGTGAGTGTAGAATTGATCATCATTCCTGGAAGCATGATCAATAATCTAATGCTTGTCTTAGTATTCCTAGCCCACGTTTGGGTCTTTAATAAGTTTGTCATATTTTGAAATATGGGACGGACCTTCCCCTTTTTTCATAGACACAATGAGCTGTGTCGTTTCTTGAAAAAAAGGAAGTGTAAGTTGAGTGTGTTCGTCAGTTTGTTGTAATTCGGGTAACGATGAGACGTAAAATTCTTCTCACTGCATTCCTCAAAGGTAggtcttgttttcatttgctgaaAATATCATTGAGCAGGAGCTGATGTGCCAAACTTTCAGGAACTTTGAGATATTTGAAATGTTAGTAtaagcttatatatatatatatatatatatatatataaccctTCCTGAAATACTATGACCGAGAGACTCTGgtagtttaaaagaaaactaaatatatttggTGTATTAATACTCAATTTCTCTCACTCATCAGTTAAAATATCTGTCTCAGCTTCGCTTAAATGTCAAAAGGAAGGGAAGTATAgcatatttgttattttggaCGTTgatgcacaaacaaaactaaagcaGGAAGTAAAGTAAGTAGACAACGTGATCAACGGCATGTTTAATCCCTCGATGAACCTCACAACAAGTTTGTCATCTCAAACACCCCTAGAAGTTTcatacacattattattattatatactgtgTTCACATGTGTATGCACTCTATCCTGAAGCAGGTTGTAGGTCTATCCAATTgcatccagaggcattttggtctcTGCCCTTTCATAACGCTCtttggaaattgaaaatgaatataGAGCTTCCAGACTAATTCACATTTGCCGTTTGGTCCTGCGACTCCTCTAGAACCACcatgaggttttgtttttaattgaaatatctcaacaactattgaatggtTTGctatgaaatgtggtacagacattaatggctgcagatgattgatgatgatgatgaaaagtttgatcccctgacctttcatctagcaccatcatttTATCCAATAATTTAtgacctgcaaaactaatgacattcccatcacccacagttgtactttgtgtttagcgcaaattagcaaatgttagcatgtgaACATCCTAAATCAAGAAGGTTAGGGtgaatattatacctgctaaacatcaaacTGTTCCCCACTGTTGCCTTCCCCTTTTTAgaagtaaaatgaaaacaagccAGACTACTTCCCTTCTGTTCTTAAAAATACCTCCAATGAGCAGTTATAAACATGATGATGCTGAATCTTTCTCTTATTGCTTTTTTACAGTGGCACTAGTTGAATCCCTCTTGGAGGTCTCTGGGTACCTTGGGAGTACTGTTACCTTGCCCTCAGGAGCCGACCCATCATGGGATCTTTCCACAATCGACTGGTCAATATTCTCAAACGACACTTTGATTGCCACCTATCGCAACGGGAAGGAAAACATTGAACGGGTCGACCGGTATAAAGGGAGACTCAGTCTCAACATCTCCTCCGGTAAAGGACAGACCTATCACCTGTCAGTGTAAAATAATAGACAGTGTCTCctcaatgctttttttttattcattaggTGACTTGAGGATCCATAGTTTGACCACAGATGATGAAATGGAATACACTGTGGACCTCATCAATACTGAGGTAAAGGACAGCCTAAACAAGATCAAGCTGAGAGTGATCCGTAAGTGTGACTGgcttttatatatttgtttttacacatataTCTGCACACAGATTTTTCTCATCAAGTTCAGCATTATGCTAACAAATATTTTGTCACTGGATAGTGTCTCAGTCAAATGGTGCAGGTTTTTAAATATTGTCGAGAACATATCCTCGCGTCTAAACGACAATTCCAATTTAAACCTCCGCAGAACACCTCCAGGAGCCGACCATACGGACCGAGGTCGCCCGTACATCTGCAAAAAGCTGTTGGATCTGGCTGCATTGTTCTTCAATGGATAAAGGTGTTGACTTCTCCTGGCAGGTCAAACCTCCCAGTGTGTCTGTCTTCAACATGAGTAATCCTGATGGCAACTTTGCAGTTCTTTTAGCGTTTGTCAACACCACACAGAACCATGTCAAATTCACCTGCACCTCCGGCAGGCAGACGGAGAGCACCTCAAGTTTTGTCACTCTTGAGTGTGATGGTAAGGTCACAATGGACTTCAGTGAGAAAACGCTGACATATGATACAATACGTTTAAGATGTTTAGATGTTTTAATTATGATTTTGTCTCTTCCGTGTTGTTTCAGACGACAAGCCTCAGCCTCAACCCCAGCCGCCTCCTCAGCCCAGGAGTAGACatatagttgtttttttcataggAAGCCTCCTGGGAAGTTTACTGACAGCATTTGTAGTATACTTTTTCGGAGGTGAGACGAGAACATGATCATGTAAGaaaattctttttttgtcctcctttaGGTCACCGTCTCACTGAAGCACAGTGGCAGAACATtagcaatttctttttttatttatctattctGGAATCAAAAGAATCAACATCAAACCCTTCTTCACTGCTACATTACTGTAACTACGTTGACATCAAGCAACAATAGCTTTAAAACAACTGCTACTGCTGTTGGCTGCTGCTTAGCCAACTGGTTATCTTCCAACAGAGGAACTATGTGGTGAGAGTTTGTGGCAGAGTTTCCCAATATCAATAGTCAGCACTGGAGTTATGTTGTTATGTCTAGGGAAATTATAATAAGACATACAAGTAGAAACGTGAAGTCTCTACTGCTGTATGGCCTTGAGTGCTGGAGGGTCTtcaaaaatgagcaaaacaagGTTGATGCATTCCACAACACCTGCCTCTGCAGAATCCGTAATATCTGCTGGCCTAACATGATCTCCAATGAGAACCCATATAAGGTCACAGGCTGCAACAACATAGCCAAAGAAATTAAGACATGGAGATGGGACACGTACTGAGGATGCTCCAGCAGTGCGACTGGAACCATCCTGAAACAATGCATATATCTCATCTCTGGCCTTGCTGCAAATGACAAAGCTTTGCTGGTGGATACATAATCAAGAAGATGTCCGAATATCAGCTTGAAtggcaaacaacagaaaaaggatTTCCCCACTACTTGGGATGAGCTTCCACTAGAAGCCAATAGAAGTGTCTACTTATTCTATCAAGGGTGTTATACCAAAGTTTGGGATCTGGGGCATTGGATGTTTTAAGAAAACTGGATACCAGACTGAAGATGATGTCCATTCATTCCCATAATAGTTGCTCACCTAGCTCGTACCCCATAAAGTCTTCTCTGCCTCACTGCACATGTGCATTAGTGTCTCTTTCCCTAAGACTGCGGCTCCGTCCCAGAGACCTAAGTAGACTTGAAAAGATTGAGATGACATCTAGTATGTAAAGGCAGCTTTTGTAGGCCCTGGGAATGAAGAAAGTATCAGAAATATTCGGGCACTATACCAACATTTGGGAAGGCTCAATATAAAGAAATTAGGGGGTTTTGTACCAAATTTGGGGATTGGAAAGAATACAATAGAACAAGAGAACATTGTGGCCCAGTTGTAATTCTCAAGCAATTAATcctacatgttttatttttaattacagaACGAATCAAAGCTGCTTGGCAATGCCTCAAAGGTATGTAATTCATATAGCCATGTTCAGATTGAAATGGTCACTATTACATAAATTAATTTGTATTCTCCTTTATTTTCCAGAAAACCCTGCATCCATAAATGTATTGTAATTGTAAAATAGTATGCTGCTGGACACAATATAATGAAAACCTGTACAATCCAATGCAAACCACCAAAACAATTCCCCAAACTACAGCTTCAAAAAGCAGTAGAACCAACACAGAAGCAGTGCGTGCCttaatgttttctattttattattctgtcaCATGGGAACTGTTgatttcttctctctgtaaaTAACTTTCTAAGGTCCTTACATTTTTTCATTGCTGTAAAAATGTCGATTTTAAGTGTGCCCTGAAGTTGTTTAATTTTGAATCTATccaaaaagtgtgtgtctgtatgtgttttaagCACTTTTGTACcaacttgctttgtttttaaagctttattaaTGATTTCATTTGTCAATAGGCGATTAATGttatgtagttttatttatttttttttactacttttttctttggagacattgtgttgttttgtatcaatatactatatatatatatttttatatatttttataactATTGTCAAGTCATACTGGATGTCATGTTATATGGATGTCAAGGAGAGCCActtctgttactgttactgttacacAAGTCAAAGGTACATCAAAATAAGCTGGGGGCTAAGGTGTTATAACTGATCCCGCAGAGCATAAAGGACCAAAATGATGGTGCGTATGTGGGTTTTACTTTGATGCAACTGtctgaaaaaatatattttttacataaagGCGTAATTATATGTGGTTGCTgcttaaataaaacatgcttgcaaaaaaatgattacaaaaACTTTTAAGAATGATATCATCCACAAAAGATTTACATAGTACAGTACTTGCATTAGAGGACATACAAAActcacaaaacatttaaaaaataaaatctctgtATTTACAAAATTTACAACACTGTTAATATAGTTGGAGCATGTAGCTTAGGCCCTCAAAATATATAACATTGTTTATAATATAATTGTTTTTTACA
This genomic window contains:
- the LOC139305930 gene encoding vang-like protein 2, which gives rise to MDNESTYSGYSYKSSHSRSSRKHRERRDRHRSKSRDIGIRGDKSVTIQAPGEPLLDAESTRGDDRDDNWGETTTVVTGTSVDSVSNEDLTRISKDLEDSLPLECRRFFGPALAAVLGLFALLTPLAFLALPQLLWRDALEPCGTPCEGLYISLAFKLLILLMSTWALFLRPPRATLPRFFIFRCLLLALVFLFVASYWLFYGVRVLEPRETDYRGIVGYAASLVDALLFIQYLALVLLEVRHLQPAFCLKVVRTTDGASRFYNVGFLSIQRAAVWVLDQYYSDFPVHNPALLNLPKSILSKKMSAFKVYNLGEENSTNNSTGQSRTMIAAAARRRDNSHNEYYYEEAEVERRVRKRKARLVVAVEEAFTHIKRHQDEEATVSSPKHPREVMDPREAAQAIFAPMARAMQKYLRATRQQSYHSMESIINHLQFCITHNMTPKAFLERYLGPGPTLQYLDTSKGRQWTLVSEEPVTAAMRQGQVFSLRRLDFSLVVTVTPLPFLRLGEEFIDPKSHKFVMKLQSETSV
- the LOC139306048 gene encoding CD48 antigen, giving the protein MRRKILLTAFLKVALVESLLEVSGYLGSTVTLPSGADPSWDLSTIDWSIFSNDTLIATYRNGKENIERVDRYKGRLSLNISSGDLRIHSLTTDDEMEYTVDLINTEVKDSLNKIKLRVIQHLQEPTIRTEVARTSAKSCWIWLHCSSMDKGVDFSWQVKPPSVSVFNMSNPDGNFAVLLAFVNTTQNHVKFTCTSGRQTESTSSFVTLECDDDKPQPQPQPPPQPRSRHIVVFFIGSLLGSLLTAFVVYFFGERIKAAWQCLKENPASINVL